A single genomic interval of Dysidea avara chromosome 8, odDysAvar1.4, whole genome shotgun sequence harbors:
- the LOC136264697 gene encoding abl interactor 1-like, with the protein MGVMNVGMSMVGDLQRLQDISQELSVAIEQPSVLPEKSIDYLAEACPLAAVTSDFQDSLSLGMSRSQISGSLTPQPVRSASSTSGLSRRSQSFDHIDDPANYYSEIPYTSQTVGQPVSPLTVSTMPPTTSTSYLQFCPCSTPTPTENGVPPPPVNASPGWWDDLMTKLRKRAESVGSPIRPSTPVEEQLCVEVEPPSFVLSQRSISISSPPPPVPNKVPQPMTPPTTHMRRFDSQVPPPKLPKPSRTSVASSYQDNSDSEDESPLAKALKFKVPN; encoded by the exons ATGGGAGTGATG AATGTTGGGATGTCTATGGTTGGTGATTTACAAAGATTACAAGATATTTCACAAGAGTTGTCTGTTGCTATTGAACAGCCTAGTGTTCTCCCTGAGAAATCTATTGATTATTTAGCAGAGGCTTGTCCTTTGGCTGCAGTAACTAGTGATTTTCAAG ATTCTCTATCACTTGGCATGTCACGATCCCAGATTAGTGGCAGTCTTACTCCACAGCCTGTCCGTAGTGCATCATCAACTTCAGGACTATCACGACGATCACAAAGCTTTGATCATATAGATGATCCAGCTAACTACTACTCTGAGATTCCTTACACATCACAAACTGTGGGTCAGCCTGTGTCACCATTAACTGTATCAACAATGCCCCCCACCACCTCCACCTCCTATTTACAATTCTGCCCCTGCTCCACCCCCACCCCCA CAGAAAATGGTGTACCCCCTCCTCCTGTAAATGCCAGCCCTGGCTGGTGGGATGACTTGATGACCAAACTCCGTAAGAGAGCAGAGAGTGTAGGATCCCCAATACGTCCCAGCACACCAGTAGAAGAGCAACTGTGTGTTGAAGTTGAGCCACCCAGTTTTGTGCTCTCTCAGCGTTCCATATCCATCTCATCCCCACCTCCTCCTGTTCCTAATAAAGTCCCACAACCGATGACACCTCCAACTACACACATGAGGAGATTTGATTCCCAAGTACCACCACCAAAACTGCCCAAGCCATCCCGGACGAGTGTTGCTAGTAGTTACCAAGATAATAGTGACAGTGAAGATGAGAGTCCACTAGCTAAGGCCCTTAAATTTAAGGTGCCAAACTGA
- the LOC136264696 gene encoding E3 ubiquitin-protein ligase TRIM71-like: MTLQGEKINFNIVTNHICHNSQAQSTNHVGELRLSVTINKQHIKGSPYLANVYRNYRAMDKPNKIVDGGGLKQPWGIAFGKDGVWAVGDGSNHCVWMFDSQEQLIRKIGSSGNGNGQFNSPLGKFNPNGDYLLQFGSSGSIDFQLGHPLGIVVHNGRVYIAEYSGQRHLSYPYYITVTNNDQLLVANRYHHCISIFTLDGAYVGKFDKYGFILVLEQGNCRVSVFDKDGVFVHCFGSKGSAQGHEFSSLNGGLAISNDGKIYIADRDNNRIQIFF, translated from the exons ATGACTTTACAAGGAGAGAAAATTAATTTCAACATTGTCACTAATCACATCTGCCACAATAGTCAAGCACAGTCCA CCAATCATGTGGGAGAACTAAGACTGTCAGTTACTATTAACAAACAACACATTAAGGGAAGTCCTTACCTTGCGAATGTGTACAGAAACTATCGTGCAATGGATAAGCCAAACAAGATTGTTGATGGAGGAGGGCTGAAACAACCATGGGGTATTGCATTTGGTAAGGATGGAGTATGGGCTGTTGGGGATGGCAGTAACCATTGTGTGTGGATGTTTGATAGTCAAGAACAACTAATTAGAAAGATTGGCAGTAGTGGAAATGGTAATGGACAATTTAATAGTCCACTGGGG AAGTTTAATCCTAATGGAGACTATTTGCTTCAGTTTGGCAGTAGTGGATCAATAGATTTTCAACTAGGACATCCCTTAGGTATTGTAGTTCACAATGGCAGAGTGTACATTGCTGAATATAGTGGTCAAC GTCATTTATCctatccttattacatcactgtGACCAACAATGATCAGTTGCTTGTTGCTAATCGTTATCACCACTGCATCTCCATATTTACACTAGATGGTGCCTATGTGGGCAAGTTTG ATAAGTATGGCTTCATCCTTGTACTAGAACAAGGAAATTGTCGTGTATCTGTCTTTGACAAAGATGGTGTATTTGTGCACTGCTTTGGATCCAAAGGCTCTGCTCAAGGACATGAGTTTTCAAGTCTTAATGGAGGATTAGCTATTAGTAATGATGGTAAAATCTATATCGCAGACCGTGATAATAACAGGATCCAAATATTTTTCTGA